A single window of Zea mays cultivar B73 chromosome 10, Zm-B73-REFERENCE-NAM-5.0, whole genome shotgun sequence DNA harbors:
- the LOC103641890 gene encoding salt tolerance receptor-like cytoplasmic kinase 1 produces MFRGCGLFVCARRGRGDLRKRGELGGASSRVAPAEPVCVDESEDSGAARQLAWAEVEAATGGFSSKVVGRGGFSTVYLASLSSSSSRLGAVKVHCSSERLHRAFRRELDVLLSLRHPHIVRLLGYCDERDEGALVFEYAPNGDLHERLHGGAAGVQVLPWARRVAVAFQVATALEYLHEGRDPAVIHGDVKASNVLLDASMDARLCDFGFAHVGVAATMGGRPSDRAVMGSPGYVDPHLLRSGVPTKKSDVYSFGVLLLELLTGKEAVCRETGHRLTAAVRPKLSDGQLPDVLDPRLRGDCDVSEAAAVAELAMQCVSDSPGLRPSIADVVRVLQEKTSADGSRLGRKMLS; encoded by the coding sequence ATGTTCAGGGGCTGCGGCCTGTTCGTCTGCGCCCGCCGGGGGCGCGGCGACCTCAGGAAGCGTGGCGAGCTAGGCGGCGCGAGCTCGCGGGTAGCGCCGGCCGAGCCGGTGTGCGTGGACGAGTCAGAGGACAGCGGCGCCGCGCGGCAGCTGGCGTGGGCGGAGGTGGAGGCCGCCACGGGTGGCTTCTCGTCCAAGGTGGTCGGCCGCGGCGGGTTCAGCACGGTGTACCTCGCCTcgctctcctcctcctcctcgcggCTCGGCGCCGTCAAGGTGCACTGCAGCAGCGAGCGCCTGCACCGCGCGTTCCGCCGGGAGCTCGACGTGCTCCTCTCCCTCCGCCACCCGCACATCGTCCGCCTCCTCGGATACTGCGACGAGCGGGACGAGGGCGCGCTGGTGTTCGAGTACGCGCCCAACGGCGACCTCCACGAGAGGCTCCACGGGGGCGCGGCCGGCGTCCAGGTCCTCCCCTGGGCGCGTCGCGTGGCGGTCGCGTTCCAGGTGGCCACGGCGCTGGAGTACCTCCACGAGGGCCGCGACCCGGCCGTCATCCACGGGGACGTCAAGGCCTCCAACGTCCTCCTCGACGCCAGCATGGACGCCAGGCTCTGCGACTTCGGCTTCGCCCACGTCGGCGTCGCGGCCACGATGGGCGGCCGGCCCTCGGATCGCGCCGTCATGGGATCCCCGGGCTACGTCGACCCTCACCTCCTCCGCTCCGGAGTGCCCACCAAGAAGAGCGACGTGTACAGCTTCGGCGTGCTGCTGCTCGAGCTCTTGACGGGCAAGGAGGCCGTCTGCCGCGAGACAGGGCACCGGCTCACGGCCGCGGTGAGGCCCAAGCTCAGCGACGGTCAATTGCCGGACGTCCTGGACCCGAGGCTGCGAGGAGACTGCGACGTCTCTGAGGCGGCAGCCGTGGCGGAGCTCGCCATGCAGTGCGTGAGTGATAGCCCCGGGCTCCGACCGTCCATCGCCGACGTGGTGCGCGTGCTCCAGGAGAAGACCTCCGCCGATGGATCGAGATTGGGCCGCAAGATGTTGTCCTAA